One window of Methylococcus sp. EFPC2 genomic DNA carries:
- a CDS encoding D-alanine--D-alanine ligase, with protein sequence MGGAAAEREVSLKSGSAVLAALVARGVDAVGLEVGANPIEPLLQAKFDRVFNIIHGRGGEDGVLQGALDALGIPYTGSGVLASALAMDKLRTKLCWLGAGLPTPRWLLIEKEEDLDRCAAELGFPVIVKPAEEGSSIGMSRAESRAELEEAWRRASLYNSPVFAEVWISGHEYTAGMLGGEALPLIRLETPRVFYDFDAKYRSDTTRYHCPSGLDAARESELRALALQACRVVGVSGWGRVDLMVDGQGRPWLIEVNTVPGMTDHSLVPMAAKAVGIDFEELVWRILETSLEAQ encoded by the coding sequence ATGGGCGGCGCCGCGGCGGAGCGAGAAGTATCCCTGAAAAGCGGAAGCGCCGTTCTGGCTGCCCTGGTGGCGCGTGGGGTAGATGCCGTGGGCCTGGAGGTCGGCGCAAACCCGATCGAGCCGCTGCTGCAGGCAAAGTTCGACCGGGTCTTCAACATCATACACGGACGCGGCGGTGAGGATGGCGTCTTGCAGGGCGCGCTGGACGCCTTGGGTATCCCTTATACCGGCAGCGGCGTGCTGGCGTCCGCGCTGGCTATGGACAAGCTGCGCACCAAGCTCTGTTGGCTGGGCGCCGGTCTGCCGACGCCGCGCTGGCTGTTGATCGAGAAGGAGGAGGACCTGGATCGGTGTGCTGCCGAGTTGGGTTTCCCGGTCATCGTCAAGCCGGCCGAAGAGGGATCCAGCATAGGCATGAGCCGGGCCGAGAGCCGGGCGGAATTGGAGGAGGCATGGCGCCGCGCTTCCCTTTATAATTCCCCGGTTTTCGCAGAGGTTTGGATCAGCGGGCACGAATATACGGCCGGCATGCTGGGCGGAGAGGCCTTGCCTTTGATACGCCTGGAGACGCCCCGGGTGTTCTACGATTTCGACGCCAAATACCGTTCCGATACCACGCGCTATCACTGTCCCAGCGGTCTGGACGCGGCCCGGGAGTCCGAGCTGCGAGCCCTCGCGCTGCAGGCCTGCCGGGTCGTCGGCGTGAGCGGCTGGGGGCGCGTGGACCTGATGGTCGACGGCCAGGGGCGTCCCTGGTTGATCGAAGTGAATACCGTGCCGGGCATGACCGATCACAGCCTGGTGCCCATGGCGGCCAAGGCGGTGGGGATCGATTTCGAGGAACTGGTCTGGCGTATTCTGGAAACCAGTCTGGAAGCGCAATGA